The following coding sequences lie in one Pan paniscus chromosome X, NHGRI_mPanPan1-v2.0_pri, whole genome shotgun sequence genomic window:
- the LOC103784715 gene encoding non-histone chromosomal protein HMG-14-like, with translation MPKRKVSSTKGAAKEEPKRRSAWLSAKPPAKVEVKPKKAAAKDKSSDKKVQTKGKRRAKGKQAEVANQETKEDLPAVKRETKTEESPASDEAGEKEAKSD, from the coding sequence ATGCCCAAGAGGAAGGTCAGCTCCACCAAAGGGGCCGCCAAGGAAGAGCCCAAGAGGAGATCGGCGTGGTTGTCAGCTAAACCTCCTGCAAAAGTGGAAGTGAAGCCAAAAAAGGCAGCAGCGAAGGATAAATCTTCAGACAAAAAAGTGcaaacaaaagggaaaaggagagcAAAGGGAAAACAGGCCGAAGTGGCTAACCAAGAAACTAAAGAAGATTTACCTGCAGTAAAGAGGGAAACGAAAACTGAGGAGAGTCCAGCCTCTGAtgaagcaggagagaaagaagccaaGTCTGATTAA